One Ictalurus furcatus strain D&B chromosome 21, Billie_1.0, whole genome shotgun sequence genomic region harbors:
- the gpd1b gene encoding glycerol-3-phosphate dehydrogenase 1b, whose amino-acid sequence MAPKKVCLIGSGNWGSAIAKIVGSNTAKYATFEDTVNMWVFEEMVNGRKLTEIINTEHENVKYLPGHKLPPNVVAVPDLLEAVKGADVLIFVIPHQFVKRTCDTIKGHIKTDAVGMSLIKGVDEGPDGLKLISDVIKEKLGITMTVLMGANLANEVAEGKFCETTIGCKSKEHGPLLKELMQTTNFRVTVVEESDVVEICGALKNIVAVGAGFCDGLGFGDNTKAAVIRLGLMEMIAFARLFCTASSVSPATFLESCGVADLITTCYGGRNRKIGEAFAKTGKSIEELEKEMLNGQKLQGPATAAEVNHILKHKNMVDKFPLFNAVYQICFQGHPVKEFINCLQNHPEHM is encoded by the exons ATGGCACCTAAGAAAGTCTGTCTTATCGGCTCTGGCAACTG GGGATCTGCCATTGCCAAGATCGTGGGCAGCAACACTGCGAAGTATGCTACGTTTGAGGACACGGTGAACATGTGGGTGTTTGAAGAAATGGTGAACGGACGCAAACTCACGGAaattatcaacactgagcatgaGAATGTCAAATACCTGCCAGGACACAAGCTGCCCCCTAACGTG GTGGCTGTTCCAGATCTGTTAGAAGCTGTGAAAGGGGCGGATGTTCTTATATTTGTAATCCCGCACCAGTTTGTAAAGAGAACTTGCGACACAATCAAAGGTCACATCAAGACAGATGCGGTGGGAATGTCCCTGATCAAG GGTGTTGATGAGGGTCCAGATGGGCTGAAACTCATTTCTGATGTTATCAAGGAGAAGCTGGGTATCACTATGACTGTGCTGATGGGAGCTAACCTGGCCAATGAGGTGGCTGAGGGCAAATTCTGTGAGACCACAATCG GCTGTAAAAGCAAAGAACATGGGCCACTGCTGAAGGAACTCATGCAGACAACGAACTTCCGGGTCACTGTCGTGGAAGAGTCGGATGTTGTAGAGATTTGTGGAGCTTTGAAG AACATTGTGGCAGTCGGTGCAGGTTTCTGCGACGGCCTTGGCTTCGGTGATAACACCAAGGCGGCAGTAATCCGTTTGGGTCTGATGGAGATGATTGCGTTTGCACGGCTCTTCTGCACGGCCAGTTCTGTTTCCCCTGCCACCTTCCTGGAGAGCTGCGGCGTCGCTGACCTCATCACCACCTGCTATGGAGGACGCAACCGTAAAATCGGTGAGGCTTTCGCCAAAACCGGCAAG TCAATTGAAGAGCTGGAGAAAGAGATGCTAAATGGGCAGAAGCTTCAGGGTCCAGCCACTGCAGCTGAAGTGAACCACATTCTCAAGCACAAAAACATGGTGGACAA ATTTCCTCTGTTCAACGCAGTGTATCAGATCTGCTTCCAGGGCCATCCAGTAAAAGAGTTCATCAACTGCCTACAGAATCACCCAGAACACATGTAA